The Primulina tabacum isolate GXHZ01 chromosome 16, ASM2559414v2, whole genome shotgun sequence genome window below encodes:
- the LOC142529099 gene encoding auxin-induced protein 22C-like, whose protein sequence is MEKTTNGLCPALETELRLGLPGGGGLMGQKNDKKRVFSELSSDDDRAENKNPVVGWPPVCAYRRKNSFNGIKMYVKVSMDGAPFLRKIDLSMQKAYSDLVMALEKLFESFDNGEGANDADNCDYVPIYEDKDGDWMLVGDVPWEMFIESCKRLRIMKRSDAKGIKLQAKDLLKGLSKDE, encoded by the exons ATGGAGAAAACCACCAATGGTTTATGTCCGGCACTCGAAACCGAGCTGAGGTTGGGGCTTCCCGGCGGAGGCGGATTAATGGGACAGAAAAATGACAAGAAAAGGGTGTTCTCCGAACTTTCCAGCGACGACGATAGGGCGGAGAACAAGAATCCGGTCGTGGGGTGGCCGCCGGTGTGCGCGTATCGGAGGAAGAATAGCTTCAATGGGATCAAAATGTACGTGAAGGTTAGCATGGATGGAGCTCCTTTTCTTCGGAAGATTGATTTGAGTATGCAAAAAGCTTATTCTGATCTTGTCATGGCTCTTGAGAAACTCTTTGAATCTTTTGATAACG GGGAGGGAGCGAATGATGCAGACAATTGTGATTACGTTCCAATTTACGAGGACAAAGATGGAGACTGGATGCTTGTTGGAGATGTCCCATGGGA GATGTTTATAGAGTCATGCAAAAGGCTGAGGATTATGAAGAGATCAGATGCAAAGGGTATTAAGCTTCAAGCAAAAGACCTTCTCAAGGGACTCTCCAAGGACGAGTAA